In Candidatus Electrothrix scaldis, the genomic window TAAGCGAGATACTGACGAAAAAAGGTGGTCGCGTATTCCAGAAGAAATTTTCTGAGCGTCCGTTTTTCCCGCGTCATTTTAAAATAGAAGGGCGCAACCTGATATTCGGGTTTGAAAAAAACTGTGTTCACGAGGCGGTCCAGAAACACGGTCTTGCCGATCCTGCGGGGTGCGATCAGGGCTGTGCTGGTTGCGCCCATGCGCTGAATCGCGGCAACCCATTGCTCCAGTTCGCGGAGCAACTCCACCCGGTCGGTAAATTCATCCTCGTGAACCATCTCCTCCACCGGCCATATTTTTATATCCGACATTGCGATATTCCTCTATGATCTCAGGATTTTTTATTGACAGAACAACGGATCATGATATAGTTTTTTGCTCCAGCGTCTCCAGCGTCTCCAGCGTCTCCAGCGTATCTCGGAAACCGCATCATTGTATCCGAGTCGCCTCACGCAGGCAACACATGAAAGCCCTTTGAGTATGAGAAAAAACTCCGGCGGGAGTTAGCTGCTGAATTGAGCGGTGGTATAAAATACAGAATTTTTCGGAATATAAAAAGCACTGCAAATTATAAATGGACAATAAAGAGAGAGATGGACAGTCTGCTGGCTATATTACGCCGTACCGTCGAAAAACGTCTCGCCTGGGACGACACTGAAGTTTCCGCCTCACTCGGCAAACCGGCGGTGTTTATCCTCACCCCGCCGCGTTCCGGTTCCACTCTGCTCAGGGTCATGCTGGCCGGGCATCCGGAATTGTTTGCGCCGCCCGAACTGGAACTGCTGTCGTTCACGAACCTGAAACATCGCCGTGAGGGGCTGTCGTTGCGCCACGGCTATATGCTCAGGGGGCTGGTGCGCGCGGTGATGGCATTGCGCGAATGCGGTGAAGCTGAAGCCGAAGGGCTTGTCAACGAGTGGGAAGCCCGGGCCGTTCTGATGCCGGAGGTGTACGCGCAACTGCAGGAATGGTGCGGGTCGCGCATGTTGGTGGACAAGTCGGTGCATTACGCCCTGTCACCGAAAATTCTGCAACGGGCGGCCGACTGTTTCGGGCAGGCCCGGTTTATTCATCTGACCCGCCATCCCCAAGCCACCCTGCAATCCATTGTATCCATGAAATTGGATAAAGAACTGTTCGGCGGCGTGAGCGCGGGTGCGGAGGAGATTGCCGAAGGAATCTGGACACTGAGTCATGAAAACATTCTCGGTTTTCTGGATCCAATCCCTGCCGGGCACCGGCTTCGGGTGCGTTACGAGGATCTGGTCTCCGCACCACAGGATGAGTTGGGGAGAATATGCGCGTTTCTGGGCATAGCATTTCATCCCGCCATGCTGTTGCCTTATGCGGAACGGCGGCAGCGCATGACCGACGAGATCGGTCCTCAGGATCCCAATTTTCATCGACATCAGGGCATCGACGCCCGGCTGGCCGAGGCATGGCGGGACAGCGGGCATGTTGCTCTTTCGTCGGAAAGCATGTGCATTGCCGACAAGCTGCACCGCCAGCAGTCCTGTTGCGGGACTCGAATCTGTCCACACCCCAGTTGGCCTGTTGGTTGAGGCGGCAGCGTGACCGGCTGTATCCGCAAAGACAGCAATACCTGTACCCGCTGCCCGAACAATTGGACGCAGCGGCTTTCAGTCAGGCTTTCGCAATGGTGATCAAGGCCAACCCGCTGTTGTGTCAAAGACTTGTCATAATGCGGGGCATCCCCCGATGGCAGCAGGGGGCGGTGCCTGAGCTGCCGGTCATCAAGCTGGACGGCAATGATGCGCGAGCCTGGACAGCGGGGGCCGAGCCTTCGGATGAGGGTGTACCCCGTTTTGCGTTGCTGCATTCAGCGGACGGCATCTGGCGATGGTGGATGGATCTGCCTGCGGTCATGCTGAATAAGGCCGGGGCACGGGGTCTGATACGGCGGATCTTGGCCTGTTACGGCCGGGAGTCGGCACTTGCGCCCGAACGGGAGCTGGAAGATCAGCAGGCGCAACGCCGGGCCTATCTCGAATCGCCCCGATACGCCGAAGATCTGGCCTTTTGGCGGGATTTTCAGACCGCACCGATGAGCCGATGGTATGCACGCCACCGCCATCCGGCTGCTGTAGCGGTTCATCACCGTCGTCTGGAACTGTCCGCAGCAGGACTGTTTGATAAGGACTGCTTACCTGCTGCACTGACTGCGGCCCTGACGGTTTATCTACACTGCATCTGTCAGGAGCAGACCGTGGCTCTGGGACTGACTGTGGTCGAGCCCTCCCGTGATATCGGTCACCGACAAAGCATCATCCCGCTGAACCTGGAGTGGCGCGACGAGGAAAATTTGGCTGAACTGCAGCAGCGGATACAGGCTCAAATTCATCAAACCGCTCCCCGTGCCCGACGCCTGCCGCCGGTCAGTTCACCTGTCGCACCTTTTTACAACGTGCTGCTGGAAATCGAAGACCCCGACGACCTCGCGCCCGTCAATCCGGCGGAGTTCAGCACTGACGTCATGGTGCTGCGCTGCCGTTACGATGCCGGGGCGCGGTTGGTGACGTGCGATTTTCAGCTCAATCAAGACCTCTTCCCGGAAGATCTGGTTCCTTTCGCCTTGGAGCAGTTCGCTCAAGCCGTGGCCTGCCTGGGCAATCCCGAGCAGCACCTCGGAAAGATCACGTTGTTGGGCGCGCGGGACAAACAACTGTTAGAGGTTTGGAACGACACAACGATCGACTATCCGGCGGACAGAACTTTGGCCGATCTTTTTGAGGAGCAGGTTGAAAAAACTCCTGAAAACATCGCTGTTGTCTTCCCTTCGGCAGGCTCGGGGCGGGCTGAAGACGAGCGGCTGACCTACTGCGAACTCAACGAGAAAGCCGATCAGCTCGCTCATGCCCTTATTGAACACGGCGTTCAGGCCGACACCCTGGTGGGCATCTGCGCCGAGCGTTCCCTTGAAATGATCATCGGCCTGCTCGGTATCCTCAAGGCCGGAGGGGCCTATGTGCCCCTTGACCCGGATTATCCGGAGGAGCGGCTCCGCTTCATGCTGGAGGACTGCGGCGCGGAGATTCTCCTCACCCAGACCCGTCTCCATGAACGGCTGCCCGGTTTTGCCGGAACCCTGCTTGATCTGGATGACCGGCAGCTTTATGCGGAACGATCCGCAGAAAATCCCCGGAAATGCTGCGGGCCGGAGCATCTGGCATATCTTATATACACTTCCGGCTCCACCGGCAGGCTCAAGGGCGTGATGGTGGAACATAGGGGAGCATTGAACTTAGCTTCTTTTCAAAAAAGAACTTACAATATCAGTACGCAAAGCCATATTCTGCAATTTTCCTCGCTGAGTTTCGATGCTGCAACCTGGGAAGTATTGATGGCGATTACCGGCGGTGGCTCTCTGTATCTTTTTTCCTCAGACAGGATCAAGGCCGAAATACAGTCCTTGCTGAAAGAACATGCAGTCACTCACGCCACTCTGCCGCCTTCCGTCGCACATACTCTTGACGAGAAACAGCTCGAAACGGTGCAGTATCTGACTGTTGCCGGTGAGGCCTGTCCGTCAGATCTGGCTGCCAGATTTTCGCAGGACAGAGTATTTATCAATGCCTACGGTCCGACAGAGACAACGGTTTGTGCCAGCATGACCGACATGCTCTCGGAGCATGAAACACCGCATATCGGCCATCCCATCGCCAACACCCGCATCTACATCCTTGACGGGAATCTGCAGCCCCTTCCCCCCGGCATTCCCGGCGAACTCTGCATTGCCGGAGCCGGTCTGGCGCGGGGTTATCTGAACCGTCCCAATCTGACGGCGGAAAAATTCGTCGAGGTGGAGATTTTCGGAAAAACCGAGCGCATCTACCGAACCGGCGACTTGGCCCGCTGGAGAGCCGACGGCAATCTGGAATATCTTGGCCGCCTTGATCATCAGATCAAGCTGCGGGGCTTTCGTAACTAATCACAGGGTATCGAAACTAAAAGAATTAGTAGCGGCCCTTTCCGTAATCTGCTAGAGTTACATTCACTATAATGTAATCTCTTTTTTCGTGACATATCCAATTTTGCCCTGATGTCCGCTGATAATCCTCTACCCGACGATCTCAAAATAACCGAAGTCGATCTTGCCGCCACTCCTCCGGCAGTATTGGATCTGGTGCGGATTCTTGCTGCCGAGAATGCTGCATTGCGCAAGCGGGTAGAAGAGCTGGAGGCCAAGCTCGGAGAAAATTCATCAAATTCCAATAAGCCACCGTCTTCCGATTCTCCCTACGATGAAAAAGGGGAAACTGAGGATAAGAAAAAGAAGGGGCAAGGATCGCAGAAACCACCCAAAAAGCGCAAAGGATCACGGCAGAAATTCATGTCGCCCACGGAAACGCAGGATGTAACGCCCTCCACCTGTTCCTGTGGCTGCAGCAGCTTCAAAAATCTCGAACCATACTATACCCACCAGCACATCGAACTCCCCGAAATCGTGATGTCGGTCATTCATTTCACCCTGTATAAAGGGGAATGCACTGGCTGCGGAAAAACCGGTAAAGGATACGTTCCCGGAGAATTCCAGGCTGGCTTCGGTCCGAGATTCACAGCCCTGGTCGGCGAGATCAGCGGTATTGACGGCAATAGCCGCGAGACCGTTCAGACATTCTGCTCTTCTGTCCTCGGTGTTCCCGTCAGCCTTGGAGCTATACAAAAAATCATTGATCGGGCCTCGGCAGCGGTCAAACCGCATTATGAAACTATACGGGACGTAGCCCGAAGCCAGGATGTCAATTATCTCGACGAAACTACTTGGAAAAAAGGCGGCAAAATCCACTGGCTGTGGGTTATGACCAATTCAACGGTCGCCTATTTTATGATTCATCGACACCGATCCAGGGAAGCCTTTGAACAGCTTATCGGTATCTGGGAAGGTATTCTGGTCAGTGACGGTTACAGGCTCTATCAAAGCTGGGTCAATGGCCGCCAAACCTGCCTTGCCCATCTGATACGCAGAGCACAAGGACTATCCGAGCGTGATAACCCGGAGCTTGCTAAATGCGGCAAATGGGCTGCCGCCGAACTGAGACGATTGTAACTAATCACAGGGTAGCTCAAGCGGCCTGTCTGATCCAATCTAAGTCGGGAGTCTGTTGCCTGAAATAAGAACGCACAGCATCGGTGAGCACCTCAAACGTGGATTTGCCTTGCAATCTGCATGTCTGGCGCAGCGAGAGAATTCGCTCAACCCATCGATTTCCTTTGTCGCTCTTTGTTCCCTGGCTGCGTTTTCGCCAGAGCACGGCGAAGCGAATCATTCGTTCAGCAAAATTGTTGGTGGGATCCACCCCCTCCTCAAACAGGAAGGTAAAAAGTGAATCCATTTCATCCTCAATATGGCGGACAAACTTCCCCGCATCACTGTCGCAGTCGCGATACAGCGCAATAAGTCGGCAAAGCCGGGCATAAAATGATGACCATTCACCCTGAGTTGGTGGATTCTTCGCCATTTTACACAATCGTCTCAGTTCGGCGGCAGCCCATTTGCCGCATTTAGCAAGCTCCGGGTTATCACGCTCGGATAGTCCTTGTGCTCTGCGTATCAGATGGGCAAGGCAGGTTTGGCGGCCATTGACCCAGCTTTGATAGAGCCTGTAACCGTCACTGACCAAAATACCTTCCCAGATACCGATAAGCTGTTCAAAGGCTTCCCTGGATCGGTGTCGATGAATCATGAAATAGGCGACCGTCGAATTGGTCATAACCCACAGCCAGTGGAGTTTGCCGCCTTTTTTCCAGGTGGTTTCGTCGAGATAATTGACATCCTGGCTTCGGGCTACGTCCCGTATGGTTTCATAATGCGGTTTGACCGCTGCCGAGGCCCGATCAATGATTTTTTGTATAGCTCCAAGGCTGACGGGAACACCGAGGACGGAAGAACAAAACGTCTGAACGGTCTCGCGACTGTTGCCGTCAATCCCGCTGATCTCGCCGACCAGGGCTGTGAATCTCGGACCGAAGCCAGCCTGGAATTCTCCGGGAACATACCCTTTGCCGGTTTTTCCGCAGCCAGTGCATTCCCCTTTATACAGGGTGAAATGAATAACCGACATCACGATTTCGGGGAGTTCGATATGCTGGTGGGTATAGTATGGTTCGAGATTTTTGAAGCTGCTGCAGCCACAGGAACAGGTGGAGGGCGTTACATCCTGCGTTTCCGTGGGCGACATGAATTTCTGCCGTGATCCTTTGCGCTTTTTGGGTGGTTTCTGCGATCCTTGCCCCTTCTTTTTCTTCTCTTCAGTTTCCCCTTTTTCATCGTAGGGAGAATCGGAAGACGGTGGCTTATTGGAATTTGATGAATTCTCTCCGAGCTTGGCTTCCAGCTCTTCTACCCGCTTGCGCAATGCAGCATTCTCGGCAGCAAGAATCCGCACCAGATCCAATACTGCCGGAGGAGTGGCGGCAAGATCGACTTCGGTTATTTTGAGATCTTCGGGTAGAGGATTATCAGCGGACATCAGGGCAAAATTGGATATGTCACGAAAAAAGAGATTACATTATACCTAAATCCTGCAATTGATCTTTTTGGCTCAAATGACTAACCATTTGGTGTTGTAGAAAACCAAAAATTCTGAAAATAGTTATCAGTTGATAGTAAAAAACACCGAAAAGTGCTGTTTCCAGATAAGCAGATGCCTCTTTAAGGCTGATCAAGTAGAATATTTTGCCCCACAAGACGCACTAATCCTGTTGATGGAAAAAAATATTTCAAAAAAAGAGGTAGTAGTGCTGGTCAGTACAGCCCCACCGCCACCCAGTCATCCCACTGAGTGGAATACAGCATTCGTTCGGGAACAAATAGCTTTTGCTGCCGTCCACCAGTAGTATACTTCCCAGCCACCCGAACGAGAAATGTACGAATTGTACCTGGCTCCCAGCGACGTAATACAGCATTACCGCTCAATAAAGCCATCCATCGTATCGTGTTGTATGCCAGAATAGCAGTTTGAAACAACACACTATTTGCCCAGAAATCTTCTGTCTTGATATGTACCAACGCAGTCTGGTTTTTTGCTTCCTCAATCCAGGTTTCACAAGTTGCTCGTTGGCCGTATCGTTTGTGGACCTGCCATGGATCAGCAATCTCACTGACCACATAACAGAAGTAATCGAACTCCTTCATCTCAAACAGGGTCGCTGGTTTTGCCGGGTCAGCCGGTTTCTCTCTGCGGACCGCAACAAAGAGTCGGGTCGAAGACCAGGTCGTACATTTATGAAAAAAGATACATTGTTCCCAACCGGCCTGCCCGGGGACCGGCTCCCAGGATTGTTTGGACAGAAGGGTGACCAGCCCCTTGAGCTTAACCTTGATCAGGTAACTATGACCATACTGATCCAAAAGATCAAGCAGGGCACCAACAAAAAACCGCTGTCGCCCCTGAACAAAATCCGGGTTCCATTGGGAAGGTGTGCCAGAAGTTGCTTGGTAAACTCGACAATACCATTACTTGTATAGGCATTGCCGCATCGAAGCCACCCTTGCAATATCTCTTTGCTTTCAGCGCAAAATGCAAGCAGAGGATGATACGATTTTGCACCGCGTTTATGTGGATTAAACCCTTTGGCCGCTCCTTGCTGAGAACCGTATACCGTCTTTTCTGTGGAATCCACATCAACAACCAGACAGTGGGCTGCACCGACTTTACTTTTCCCGGATCGCAATCCCTTACGCCACATGCGAGCACGCAACCGATGATTAAGAACTTCCAGGTTATTGATATGACGATAGCTGAATGTTCGAAAAAGGCGGCCAAAGGTTGTTTCGTCCGGGATTAACCGCCATCCTGCTATCCGGCAAAGTACGCTATCTGCCCAGACTGTTGCAATATTGCTGATAGAACGAGCTCCGCCGATAATAGCTATCAAAGGGAGAAATATTATATCAACTGCATCATAAGTGGCGGTGGCTCCGCGTTGATGTTCTAAAGTTTCCTGGATAAGCTGGCCAACATTATGTTTTTGCAGGAACTTTACGGCAGGAATCAAGCCTGCCTGTGCTGTAACCCCTTTTGCTCCTTTATTAATTTGTATTTTTTTGGGCGAGACTCGGGCAGATCGTTTATTCTGTTTAGACTTCATAAAAATAGTGACCCTCTTCTGTAGTAATTTTACCTTTAACATATTGAGGATTATACTATTTTTACGATACCCTTTCAACTAATTGCAGGATTTAGGTTATAGTGAATGTAACTCTAGCAGATTACGGAAAGGGCCGCTACTAATTCTTTTAGTTTCGATACCCTGTGATTAGATACCCTACGCTTGGCAACCCGTTGGTGAACATATTGAAATTCCCAGCTCAAAGAGTAAACGTCTGAATGTTTTATGATTTATCGACCGTAATTGTAAGTTTGAATCATTTGTTTTTGAAGGCAGTGTCACATCTGAAGTTGTTGTTGCTTGTTTTGATCAATTTGTACAAAAAATTACCAAGAAAACAGTAGTAGTTATTGATAATGCTTCAATGCATACTTGTAAAAATTTCCAAAAAAATATTGAAAAATGGGAGAAACAGGGGCTTTTTATCCAAAATATTCCTGCATATTCGCCAGAATTAAACAAAATTGAAATATTATGGCGGAAAATAAAATACGAATGGCTCGACTTTTCCGCATATGAATCATTCAAAGCTCTGAAAAATGCTCTATATGATACCTAAATTGAGCGATTCATGGTCTGGGTAAAGCAATTCCGGTAAGAAAAGCTCAATTTTTTAAAAATTGGTTCTCAGGGGAAA contains:
- a CDS encoding IS66 family transposase; its protein translation is MSADNPLPEDLKITEVDLAATPPAVLDLVRILAAENAALRKRVEELEAKLGENSSNSNKPPSSDSPYDEKGETEEKKKKGQGSQKPPKKRKGSRQKFMSPTETQDVTPSTCSCGCSSFKNLEPYYTHQHIELPEIVMSVIHFTLYKGECTGCGKTGKGYVPGEFQAGFGPRFTALVGEISGIDGNSRETVQTFCSSVLGVPVSLGAIQKIIDRASAAVKPHYETIRDVARSQDVNYLDETTWKKGGKLHWLWVMTNSTVAYFMIHRHRSREAFEQLIGIWEGILVSDGYRLYQSWVNGRQTCLAHLIRRAQGLSERDNPELAKCGKWAAAELRRLCKMAKNPPTQGEWSSFYARLCRLIALYRDCDSDAGKFVRHIEDEMDSLFTFLFEEGVDPTNNFAERMIRFAVLWRKRSQGTKSDKGNRWVERILSLRQTCRLQGKSTFEVLTDAVRSYFRQQTPDLDWIRQAA
- a CDS encoding sulfotransferase yields the protein MDSLLAILRRTVEKRLAWDDTEVSASLGKPAVFILTPPRSGSTLLRVMLAGHPELFAPPELELLSFTNLKHRREGLSLRHGYMLRGLVRAVMALRECGEAEAEGLVNEWEARAVLMPEVYAQLQEWCGSRMLVDKSVHYALSPKILQRAADCFGQARFIHLTRHPQATLQSIVSMKLDKELFGGVSAGAEEIAEGIWTLSHENILGFLDPIPAGHRLRVRYEDLVSAPQDELGRICAFLGIAFHPAMLLPYAERRQRMTDEIGPQDPNFHRHQGIDARLAEAWRDSGHVALSSESMCIADKLHRQQSCCGTRICPHPSWPVG
- a CDS encoding transposase, giving the protein MSADNPLPDDLKITEVDLAATPPAVLDLVRILAAENAALRKRVEELEAKLGENSSNSNKPPSSDSPYDEKGETEDKKKKGQGSQKPPKKRKGSRQKFMSPTETQDVTPSTCSCGCSSFKNLEPYYTHQHIELPEIVMSVIHFTLYKGECTGCGKTGKGYVPGEFQAGFGPRFTALVGEISGIDGNSRETVQTFCSSVLGVPVSLGAIQKIIDRASAAVKPHYETIRDVARSQDVNYLDETTWKKGGKIHWLWVMTNSTVAYFMIHRHRSREAFEQLIGIWEGILVSDGYRLYQSWVNGRQTCLAHLIRRAQGLSERDNPELAKCGKWAAAELRRL
- a CDS encoding transposase → MDQYGHSYLIKVKLKGLVTLLSKQSWEPVPGQAGWEQCIFFHKCTTWSSTRLFVAVRREKPADPAKPATLFEMKEFDYFCYVVSEIADPWQVHKRYGQRATCETWIEEAKNQTALVHIKTEDFWANSVLFQTAILAYNTIRWMALLSGNAVLRRWEPGTIRTFLVRVAGKYTTGGRQQKLFVPERMLYSTQWDDWVAVGLY
- a CDS encoding amino acid adenylation domain-containing protein is translated as MHCRQAAPPAVLLRDSNLSTPQLACWLRRQRDRLYPQRQQYLYPLPEQLDAAAFSQAFAMVIKANPLLCQRLVIMRGIPRWQQGAVPELPVIKLDGNDARAWTAGAEPSDEGVPRFALLHSADGIWRWWMDLPAVMLNKAGARGLIRRILACYGRESALAPERELEDQQAQRRAYLESPRYAEDLAFWRDFQTAPMSRWYARHRHPAAVAVHHRRLELSAAGLFDKDCLPAALTAALTVYLHCICQEQTVALGLTVVEPSRDIGHRQSIIPLNLEWRDEENLAELQQRIQAQIHQTAPRARRLPPVSSPVAPFYNVLLEIEDPDDLAPVNPAEFSTDVMVLRCRYDAGARLVTCDFQLNQDLFPEDLVPFALEQFAQAVACLGNPEQHLGKITLLGARDKQLLEVWNDTTIDYPADRTLADLFEEQVEKTPENIAVVFPSAGSGRAEDERLTYCELNEKADQLAHALIEHGVQADTLVGICAERSLEMIIGLLGILKAGGAYVPLDPDYPEERLRFMLEDCGAEILLTQTRLHERLPGFAGTLLDLDDRQLYAERSAENPRKCCGPEHLAYLIYTSGSTGRLKGVMVEHRGALNLASFQKRTYNISTQSHILQFSSLSFDAATWEVLMAITGGGSLYLFSSDRIKAEIQSLLKEHAVTHATLPPSVAHTLDEKQLETVQYLTVAGEACPSDLAARFSQDRVFINAYGPTETTVCASMTDMLSEHETPHIGHPIANTRIYILDGNLQPLPPGIPGELCIAGAGLARGYLNRPNLTAEKFVEVEIFGKTERIYRTGDLARWRADGNLEYLGRLDHQIKLRGFRN
- a CDS encoding transposase, with the protein product MKSKQNKRSARVSPKKIQINKGAKGVTAQAGLIPAVKFLQKHNVGQLIQETLEHQRGATATYDAVDIIFLPLIAIIGGARSISNIATVWADSVLCRIAGWRLIPDETTFGRLFRTFSYRHINNLEVLNHRLRARMWRKGLRSGKSKVGAAHCLVVDVDSTEKTVYGSQQGAAKGFNPHKRGAKSYHPLLAFCAESKEILQGWLRCGNAYTSNGIVEFTKQLLAHLPNGTRILFRGDSGFLLVPCLIFWISMVIVT